A region of the Salvelinus alpinus chromosome 24, SLU_Salpinus.1, whole genome shotgun sequence genome:
GagatttctgagttcccagttgttttgaatgcggaaTTTGAGAACGGGTTGCGTGACGCAGCATGAACGTGAACGCGACTGGTCAACGGTCTGCTGGGTGGGGCGTTACACGTTCCTCCATACATTGCCTATAGGATTACTATCTCCCCCTTTATTTAATATCTCTGGTTCGCTACATACTTCATTTTTGAGAAGAAATTTACGTCTGTGAACGTGGTTTAGCGTTAGGCCAGAGCAAGGagttgggtagccaggcaaataCAAATTTGCCCTAGTTTCAAAAAAGTCTGTTTCAAACCAGTTGATTTGTACTAATAATAAAACAAGCTGACTTTACGCCTGGCATGTCCTGTTACCTGTGCACAGGCTACAGGACTGGCCTCAATGTCACAAAGCTATCAAGATATAAAACATTGACACATTGTAAAGATAATGAAACACCGATGTAGCAAGTAAGCAGAGTAAAAACAGTCGGCACTGATTTGAGTTACAGTCTTCCAGAATACGGCATTCTGAGAGGATGTTTTAGTGCCTCTATGGCAATTCAGAAAGCTTATTGAAAACCttgatgaatgtgtttgtttttttatgcccttgttttctttctgcttgcattttgtaaTTTCTGTAATTTCTGGCTTTTTTGTAAAATATACCTTGAACTCTATGAcggataaaataaaggttaaattaaaaataaataacaaaatgtCTTCGAGCAGGAAAGAAAATCGAGCCCAGTCATAagccagtggtatagactgacggAGCATTGATTTGAAGACATGGCGGACGACAAGGTTAGTGCCATAAATTGGGGAGTTAAAATCTGAGCTTTTATTCGCAGTTGTAGTACTTGTTTATTAACGTTATTTACCTTCAAGTCTGTTCATTGTAGATAACGTGACCGTGGTTTTGCTAGCTTTATGTTTTTGCGTAAGAGCTGTCACGCTAGcctactagctagctaatgttagctaactacaCATTACATTCGTATCAGCAACCTGATTTACTGGTTCATTAGGCAACTGCTGCCGTTATTATGCTGGGTATGATGTCTGTAAGAATGTAGAATAGAAACACGATACTCATAAGCCATATTTATGGCCTGTAGAATTCCCATGAGCTGTCAAAGTTGTGCTGTGTTACGCTAGTCTAGAGTAATCAATAGTCGATCAAGAAAGTAAAACAGTAACGTAAACTACTTTAACAAGCATTAGTATCGCCGAATAATGGATTTCGTTTACAATATAGGTAATGTGACAGTAACAATTAGAAGATTTGGATGGAATATTTGTTGGCCGTTCTGCTGCACTAAGTGAGACAAACTAAAATAGTCCCAATAAGCAAAATGACGTTGAAACGAcgctgggtttataagcgcggttATCGACTCTGCCCCTCGAGCATGCTTttggggcacagtcgatagcgcgctggacttcgggctagaaggtcgagggtttgTTTTCCAGACGCCGAAGTTAGGTTAAATGTAGATTTCGAATGAAAGGcgaaaatacgtattttctggACGttgaaatatgtattttacagacGTGAATTCGGGTTCATTTTCAGTTCTGAATGACAGTTGAAAATACCTAActtatagacgtctatgtttggaccaaattcagaccagaccagaccaaatctgaaccaaacatggACGTCCATCAcaagaggctgctgaggggagggacGGCTCCTAATAATGGCTgtaatggagcaaatggaatggcatcaaacacctgtaAACAAATGTATTTGAAACAATTCccgattctgctccagccattaccaccagcccgtcctccccaattaagttgcTACTGACCTTATGTGAagtctatgtttgggccaaatgaaGATTGGTCCAGACCGAACAAAATTTTAACCAAACATAAACGTCAAGGCCGGTCCGGAATGCACCAAAGAAAGACGCTGGCGTTGGACCGTGTTTACTGGGGTGTAGGCTACaatggaattttatgaatgcccatccatgtggtaggcttACGGTTTGTAAAACAGGCAgttgcattggctttattagtcctgatttctgtgactaatcaatttggctatttaagTTCGGAATATCAGCAACCCAGCTAACTTTATCAGGCGTTAAACTGAGCCTATTTGCAAAAATAATCAATCTGTTTACACAGCGTAAATTCTGATTCTCAAATTCTCAATGTTCAGTTTATCAGAAATATACGGATACGAGCTttaaaccactgatcatgacaatttAGCCCACGGGGTGAAACTCATGGAGCGCAGTTGTGAGTATCCTgattgtccattttactttgacctggCCCATTTTTAGGAGATGTTGTTTAACATGGCAGTGTATTTGATTGGGCgccatttaggttaggctatttgatcggaGAAACTTGCATGATGTAAAAGGTCTGTCgcattacattgtcatacattttatctccaTCCTGTATGCTACAGAAAAGACCACATTATTTCTACATAGACTGTATatgctacatgatttatgtttaaaaaaaatgacgCAACATTGGTGGAGCGCCGCAGCGATGCGTATCTCCAACCGCGGGCTAAGAATAGACAAGCAAAAACATTTTgtgcctttgacaaagtgggcacgTATTATCACAGGGTAGCGTCAGCGCCCACCTAAAAAtcccatatgccactggttgacAGAAATTGTCATTGTTTCTCGGCAGAAATATGTGAGGTTTTATGTTGTTGCAGGTGAATGTTGGTCAGTTTAGCACAGAAAATGCCGCCCTGGTTAATCGGCcgcctaatcctgcctaatgggTGGGCTGGCCCTACATTCTTGTTTTGAGGCTCACATTTTGGTCCTAAGAATGACTGCATTCTATTTTATTCTCATTGTAGATTTTTTTCTTCCAGTTATCAGTAGCCACCGAGGATATGACCAACCACGCCTATTTATAGAAGATTCATATATTAACTGAAATCCTGTTTGATAAGTATAGTAATTGACCTTTGACATGTACCACAACAGGACCCCTTGAGACCACTGAAGGACCTGGCAGAGCTCAAGGACCAGCTAGAGGACATTCAGCGGCGTGTGGAGAAGGAAGTACAGGCTGGGATCCCACAGGTCAGATGTCTGACACACATGCAGGCCTCGGGCTGCTTTCACGCAAACATGATCTCATACAAACCCTCACTTTTCTGTAGTTATATATCAGGTCTGTATATGTGCAGATAAGAGTACACGTTTTCCATACATCTTGTTAAACTGTCAGATGGGCCTTAGAAGAACATCATACCTGTTTGTTGTGTGTTTCTGTTCCAGGGTGGCAGTGTGCTGGCCTCTCCTTTCCTTAAGGGCTTCTTGGCAGGATATATTGTGTCTAGGCTGCGATCCTCTGCGGTTTTGGGCGTGATCCTTGGTACTTGCACAGGCATCTTTGCAGCTCAAAATTTTGGCGTGCCCAACATCGAGCAAACCCTGAAAGACTTTTTCAACACTCTAAAAGGACCTGGCAAATAACAGCCCTGGTTCTGGGGGAGAAGATGGATCACTGAACCAATAAACCTGCCCCCTAAAAAAGATCCATTGAACTACTCCACTCCACAGCCTTCAGTTTTAGATTGCACAATGGTACGGAATTTAGAAAAATGATATTTGTTTGTGTGGAGAAATTTAGGAAAAACCAATATGGTTGCTTGAATCATGCATCATGTCTTCACAATCATCTCTTGCTATGTGTGCAATACGCCTCAGGggcttatatatatattttatattaactGGAAAGATAACGGTCTTATTTTATGCAATGGGGATTTTACTGATGGAAGTGGGTGCTTTATAGGGGGAGATTTCCTTTGCCTCAGGGCAGCTTTCTATTTGGTCTTGCTTGTAGATTAACCATCCAACCTTGTTATACCCAAATTATATTTACAACATACTGTAGTACCCATATGCTAAACATGAGAATATTATGTTAATATCTACAAATCTGTTCCTAGCAAGTTCTCTGCCTATGTTCTGACTTTTAGGTCACTGTAAACCCATATTGACCTGCTCCTAGTAGACCAGTCTTTATTGTGTCTGGTTGATAGTTCTGTACACTGAGTACATCACAATGCAGTCTATATAATGGTGCACAGTGACCTCTACAGGGGAACTATCGACCTGCAGTTTGCATCCATATCGGTCAGGTGGTTCTGGCAGGAGTTCCTGTGATTTAGCAAAGTAAATCCATATACCAACTGATATAACCCTGGACATCTGGCTCAAGCATTGCAGTTCTATTAATGTTCAGTACTGCCTTCTCAGCCAGAACGAACTACATGGGAGAAGTTTCTGATTTACCACAATACTTGGGACTAGTAAACAATCTTGAGCCATGCACTATTAGGTGAATGATATTGTCCTCAGAGGGGGTTGTAGTCTCCTAGCTCAGGGGGGGGTTTCAAACCTAGCTTCtaggacccccagccgttccatgtaTTTTAAATGTGCCACAGCTAGCACACCTggttcaactaatcatcaaaccATTGAATAGGTGAAtcagaatcaggtgtgctatttCAGAGCTACAACTAAACTTAAAAAATGCCAGGGGAGAGATTTGAAAACCACTGCCATTGTTACCAGACTGACAGATGTTGGAGAGCCTAAAAGAATGAGATGCTCACAGTTGTTTTTTTTAGCACTAACATGCAATCTATATCGGTTTAATCTCGCAGTGAAATGAGAAATCACCAATAGCAGAGCATTTATAATTGGTTTTCCATACATGAGGTATGCTATGTCAGTGATGTCTGTTCTTGTTGTGACAATGTAGCTGCGCATTTTCTTTTGCTTTGGTTTGTACACTTGAAATGGTATGAAATTTCAATTATATGGCAGCCCTTTAAATAAAGTGTTTCATTTCAGTGGCAtttattttgactttattttATTAGCTAGAATGACTGTTACACCTTGGTTGGCCTAATCTCAGTTTTATGGTTAGCAGTGAGCAGCAGTTAGTACACCTGGCATTATTATATCAAAATCATAGGTTAATTAAATAGACCCATACAGAAAATACAACAAAAGAGAACTTGTTAGTTTCCAAATCCATGTGCTGGATTATTTAGAATGTCCACAGAATCAGGGCATTCTGAAAGGAAGTGCTTAAATGTAGACATGTCTAGTGGGACAGTTTTACTGGTCCTCACAGCTCACTGGTTTTTACTCATCTGTAAATAAAGAGAAATGTACATTACCAACAGAATAGCCAGATAGTTCCTTACAGCATACAAATGTAGTCAGACGATACTTGAAGAAAGGTCAACGATTAATTGCTTCCTATTTTATTGGAAAATGACATGCCACAAGGATACTTACCACTCCGCATCACATCAGGTATGGCCATCACATGATTGAGTGCTGCAAAAGGTAGTAATAATGGATGTGAATTAGGGCTGTCAAACTATTATAAGAGTTAATTGCTGGATTTGCTGTGATTAATTGCAAATTCATAATTTGCTTAAATTTAACTTATTTATTTTAATACAAAAAGCATTACAAGAATATTGACATCTTGATTTTGTTCGAAGTAATGGTAAACAAAATCTAACCTCAACGTAAACTTGTTTTGACATCGCACTGTTGTTTTTAGCTGAATAGATTATGTATTTtggatgttttcagtgtattttgaATGCTTTCAGACTGCGAATTATTGCATAAAATAAATAGTGCCCTAAAATTACAAAAAGTTAATTTGAGTTAATGGATTAACTCTGACAGCCCCAGTATGAATACTTCATAATCTAAGAGCATTAATCACAATGGATTAATTCACAAAAAAATTAATTCATATCTATCTTCTCTGAAGAAAGGGAAAGTGAGACAAGTCAGGTCCAAGGAAAATTCCGGATTCATAAGGAAACTTCAGGTTGGAATTCTTTGGTTTCATTtaagtatttctgattggctgacTTGATCAGCATCATCAGATGTTAGTGGAAGATTTTCTTGAACACAAAGGGAAACTAAAATATCTTGTCTCTGATGCAACTAAAAGGAAAATAGTGCACTTGTTCAAGAAATCAAATGGTTAGTTGGAActtctagggtcagtttgtttAGAAACAGATTAAGATAACACCTGGACTTTAAAAACTATTCCTACGGAGATTCTCTATTGAGCATGCTTTTTAAGGATATGGCTTATTCTTTGTCTGGGAAACTAGTCCCTGAAGTAGAAAAGAGTGCAGTGGGTCTTGTGTTTATGGGTCGCAACATCtgagtataatttaaaaaaaaatccatctaTATTCAACTTCAAAATGAATAATCAACTTCAAACAGGATCTTACCGGATGTGGCGCCGCACCTAGCAGGCCCACTGGTTACGGTGCCAGAGAGCTGCTTCCCACTGGCATCCACACACCAGCAAAGGGGTGTGGCATCCAGGCACTGCTGGAGCAGGTAGTTGCCCTGCTCATCACACTGGGGTCGGAAGAATTCAATACTTGTTGGCTTCAACCCTGTTGACTCCAGCTGACACTGTGTGGGAGAACCTGATCCTGTGTGGATGATGTTATGTGATGAGAGAGGAAGTGAGATAAAGAGTGGGTGGGGGAGCTTTGAAAGGGGGGTTTACTGGCATGACAGTTGAAATGTCAATGAATAACATTTCATACCTTCCTTTGGCCCTTGGGTAGATGTCCCCTGAAAAAGGAAGCCGAAAGACAGAACTGAGAATAAAGGCATATTCAAGAGACAGCTAAGCATGCTAATCATGGTTTAACATGTCATTTCTATAGCTGAAGACTGACCTCATCAGCAGACCCATCGATCAGCAATGGCATGGTGTTCATGGGCACATGCAGCTTCATGGGGACAGCAGctgtagacagaaagagagaaacttTCATATACATTTACAAAGTTTAGCCTACATAAGATACAGTATCTTTTTGAGTGGTAGTTCACTAATTTCCTGTTCAAAAGGCTCCAAATAAAGGGTGTAGCTCTGATAGCCATTAGCTAACACTAGAACTTTACAGGACCGGGTCCTGAGGGGAACATATCGTCTCACCAGCGTGCCCTTGACTCAGCTCCTTCTTCAGGGATTTGCTCTCTTCCTGCAGGTCTTTAATGTCGTTCTTCTGGCCCAGGACGAAGTAGGCCGTCAGAGCCTGACCAGCAATGAGCAGGCAGGCCAAGAGGGTGAAACCAGCTATCTTGAAGGCCCTCTTGTTGGACCCTCTGTGAGGAGACAGAATATAGAAATTGAGAACATGATGGATACTTTATTGCTTTGTTATGAGTCTGATGGATGGGACTTTTCGTATAATTCCGCTATTACAGTAATCAATATAAATGTGTATGTGGCAACAAAGAAAAGAGTTTTGAATCAATTACTAGACCATACTAAATCATACCTTCTTTATGACGGTAAATTATTTTCACAACAAAAATGATGACGTCAGGGGTTGCTGGGCAGACAACCTTTTTAAGTTTAAGGAATTTATCTAGATTCTAAATCACATTTAAACAAAGATAAAATCTATCAGCGTATACATACACAATTTATGTAATCACAGATTAAAACTAATACTGCTCAACAATTTGTATATCTAGATAGGCGTTTGGACAGCGTAGTAGTGATGATCATGCTTTTTAGTTTGGcaaaaaaaagtacatttctGTCAGTTTGATCATTGTTTCCTTTCCCCTgagaatacttttttttttttttttttttacataaaacgACTTCTTTGAAATTACCCTGTAAATGTTAGAAAATTATAATAAAGACATTGACAAGAGAAAAAGGTATGTAATATTCCTTACTCTGCTGTAGTTCCTACATTGATTGCGGTCTGCTCGCTGGAAGCTCCGACGAGGGGCTGTCTCTCTGGCTCAGACATCCTGTAGCAGTCTCTCTGTTACAACCTTTTAAAGGGGGGTTCAATCTGAAATGGCTCACCCAAAACAGACACAGTTTATAACCTGTCCGAGGAGAAGGGAATTTTGAGATTGGTCAAATTCAAGGAAAGTCCCTGATACATAAAATAAACTCAGGTTGGACAGTTTGGTTTCATTAAATGATTTCTGATTGGCTGACTTGATCAGCGTCAGCAGTTGTTGGTGGCATATTTTATTTAACACAAAGAGGAACTACAATATTAGGTGTCTGCAGCAATtcaaccagagaggaagaggcgaagcgaagcataactgggcccaaaatctgtcttctccagcaggtggcatttctttgttttATTCGCTCACCAAGCGAGTTGTTTTTGCTAGAGGTCAATAGGAGTTTTGAATTTGATTAACGAAAAAAGTAATTGCTTATTTGCTACGTATGTCTTATTTGATCTAATATACATTTCGTAATGTTCAGGTTGtcacgagtgtactgatataagtaggacacgtgacatcccagCCACGTTGagaaaaacactttatatcggagttgtgcctgTCCACACGCGTATTTTCCCTCTTATTAACTATAATTCATTGTTAGAGCTGCCACTTaagtatctggtcaatataatggataacCTGTGACTAAACCGTAAACAATATACTTGTTAAAGAGATCAAATGGTTAGTTGGAACTTCTAGGGCAGGATTCCTAGAGAGATTAATGCTGGCCTAAAAAACGATTTAAATTAAGATTCTCCATTGACCATGCTTTTTAAGGATTAgccttaatctgtgtccgggaaaccagccCATAGAGAAAAGTGAAGTAGGTTTTGTGTTTATGGGACCCAACATTTGAGTATAATACAATCCCTCAATGTGTACTGTTTAGGTATGGATTTACTATTCTTGTCTGGTTTAGAGGTATATTTGTTGTGCACATATTGCTGTATTTAATGTGTCTATTGTTTTTACTATGTACTGCAAAATTAATTGCACCTCAGGGATAATAGACTCTTCTCTAATAAGGGGAATTGTCAGAGAAAATTGGATGGGCATTTACCTGTCTGACAATGGTATTCCCCTAGTAGTGTCACCTTTAGAAATCTCCCAAAGATAATTTACAGTAATTTTACTTTAAAACATGCAAAACATGAACCAGACTTAATTATTTGGAACCAATGATTAGTATATTGGACGAAAGGTCAAAAAGGTGGTCAATGAAGGGTAATAGCCCAAATGAGTTTACACTACAAAGCAGTTACAAAGGTCGCATTCCCCTGCTCAGATGTTGCATGCATCAACTAATGATTGTGTGCCTcatcgactgacagattgctGTAAGATGTTGTTAGCCGGTATGTAAAATACCAaatccaggcgttgtaagatctggcatgcatcagcaacgcctgggcagaggaacgTGAAAAgatctgtgattggtcaaaagacacaTTTGTTGAAAGaagtcagaattgggctgcctgtgtaaactcaggggcgacaggtagcctagcgcagagtttcccaaactcggtcctggggcccacactgggtgcacgttttgttttttgcactagcactacacagctgattcactacaacagtagtaggcctaattaccaacaatgacgagaccgcctaaagggaggaggtgagggccctggcagagtgttgccaggaaaataatctctccctcaaagtcaacaaaacaaaggagctgattgtggacctCAGGACACAGCAGAGTGAGCACgcacccatccacatcgacgggaccgcagtggaaaaGGTGCAAAGCTTCAAGTTcgttggcgtacacatcactgacaatttgaaatggtccacccacacagacagtgtggtaaagaaggcgcaacagcgtctcttcaacctcaggaggctgaagaaatttggcttggcccctaagaccctcacaaacttttacagatgcgcaattgagagcatcctgtcagactgtatcaccgcctggtacgtcaactgcaccacccacaacctcagggatctccagagggtggtccggtctgcccaacgcatcaccgggggcacactgcctgccctccaggacacctaagtcacccgatgtcacaggaaggccaaaaagatcaccaaggacatcaaccacccaggCCACGGCCCGTTCACTATCTAGTCACCAGCtaccagaaggcaaggtcagtacagaaggcaaggtcagtacaggcgcaccaaagctgggactgagagactgaaaatcaACTTCTAgcttaaggccatcagacttccatcactagccatcactagccggctaccacccggttactcaaatctgcaccttagaggctgctgcgcgatatacatagacatgaaatcactggtcactttaataatgtttccatTCTGTTtaactcatttcatatgtatatactgtattctattctaccctATTTTAGTCTTTGCCATGCCTAccttgctcgtcctaatatttatatatttctaaaTTCCATCCTTTTATTTTTTAGATgtggtgtattgttgtgaattgttagatactactgagctagtaacacaagcatttcgctactcctccagtaacatctgctaaatatgtgtatgggggggggggggggcgcgccCCAGGACAGTGTTTAAGAGCATTGGGGGttaaggggttgggttaaatgcggaagattttggttgaatgcattcagttgtacaaaaATGACTATGTATCCCCCTTTCTCGATAGACATCCAGGTTCTCCCAGACTGATTACGTgcatgttgtcacgccctgaccatagagagcctttttattctctatgtcggggtgtgactagggtgggtaatctaggttgtttttttcta
Encoded here:
- the LOC139552727 gene encoding SLC35A4 upstream open reading frame protein-like isoform X2 — its product is MADDKDPLRPLKDLAELKDQLEDIQRRVEKEVQAGIPQGGSVLASPFLKGFLAGYIVSRLRSSAVLGVILGTCTGIFAAQNFGVPNIEQTLKDFFNTLKGPGK
- the LOC139552727 gene encoding SLC35A4 upstream open reading frame protein-like isoform X1, which encodes MNAHPCGRLTDPLRPLKDLAELKDQLEDIQRRVEKEVQAGIPQGGSVLASPFLKGFLAGYIVSRLRSSAVLGVILGTCTGIFAAQNFGVPNIEQTLKDFFNTLKGPGK
- the LOC139552727 gene encoding SLC35A4 upstream open reading frame protein-like isoform X3: MPIHVDPLRPLKDLAELKDQLEDIQRRVEKEVQAGIPQGGSVLASPFLKGFLAGYIVSRLRSSAVLGVILGTCTGIFAAQNFGVPNIEQTLKDFFNTLKGPGK
- the cd74b gene encoding CD74 molecule, major histocompatibility complex, class II invariant chain b; protein product: MSEPERQPLVGASSEQTAINVGTTAEGSNKRAFKIAGFTLLACLLIAGQALTAYFVLGQKNDIKDLQEESKSLKKELSQGHAAAVPMKLHVPMNTMPLLIDGSADEGTSTQGPKEGSGSPTQCQLESTGLKPTSIEFFRPQCDEQGNYLLQQCLDATPLCWCVDASGKQLSGTVTSGPARCGATSALNHVMAIPDVMRSDE